The Strigops habroptila isolate Jane chromosome 14, bStrHab1.2.pri, whole genome shotgun sequence genomic sequence GACTCCATCTCAAGCAGCTCCAAACAGCTTCTCACCGTAGCCTTGCAGGAACTTGAAGTCCAACCCAGCACCTCTGCCCCGAGCAAGCAGCTCCAGTTTGAACACAACGTGGCCCTGTTCCTGTGGTCAGAGAGCTCCAGCGACCTGCCCTGCGACGCCGCTTGGGTCAGCGTGGCAAACCGCGGCCACTTCACCAAGAGCGGCCTGTCCATGAAGGCGCAGGCGCTCACGCCGTGCGTGCAGAGCTTCTGCTCGGCTCTGGACGCCAAgctgaaggccaggttggatgatCTCCTGTCCTACCTTCCCATGGACTCCTCGGCCAAGGAGGCTGCTCCCGCGGTGCAGCCACGCTCTGCCTTCGACCGCTACGCTGACGCTGGCACAGTGGAGGGGCTGCTCCGTGACCGCTGCGTCGCCTGCATCCACCATGTACTGGGCTGTGTGCGTGAGGAGCTCCAGAGCACCCAGAGCCTGCTGGGGGGGCAGGCGGATGCTCCCAGTGATGCCAGGCTCAATGCTGTCCTCTTCATGGCCAGGCTCTGCCGGTCCCTGACCGAGCTGTGCCCTCACCTGAAGCAGTGTGTCCTGGGCCGGGCGGGCAGCACGGAGGTGGCGCTGAAGGAAACCCGCTCCACCAAGAagctgggaaaggggaaagcCCAGGAAGTGAGCCCCGTGCAGGCCAAGTGGCAGGGGGTGAaggcagagctcctgcagcagagcctgttTGCTTACCAGATCTGGAGCTCGGCTGTCACCAAAGTAAGGAGCTGTTCCactcctcactgctgcttcttgcgTGGGTTTCGCTCGCTCAGCTCCCTGTGGTCAgcgctgctgctcctcagagctcgctgtgctgctgccacacTGCTCAGTCAACTTGTGGGGAGAAGAGGTGGCATCTCGTGGGATGGTCTCTGTAAGACTGATTTTGGGAGGCGGGGGGGGCTGCGGGAGATAAGcctctctgcaggcaggagtGTTCCTTGGTGCTCCTGTTGGAGCTGTCTGTCCTCTGACtgtgtgctttgtgttttgtgctCTAGGGCCTCGTTGAGTGCTTTACCCGCACGTTGCTGCTGGACACAGCAGGCTCTGTCCTGGCCGCAGCCACCAGCTGGGATGAAATTGAAATTCAGGAGGAGACCGAGTCTGGAAACACCGTAACATCCAAGATCCGGCTGCCTGTGCAGGTACGAGGTACAGCCTCATGGTAAACACCCAGAAACAGTCCGCTGGGAGGAGAAAAGTCTCCAAAACCAACACTGTGTCTAATGGTGCTGACCTGCTTGGAGTTTGCTTGGTGTTGTGAGCACAGCAAAATACTCTCCAGTGCTCTTACTTGCTCTTTGAGATACCTCCTGAGGACAGAAGAAGGAAATTAGAGAGTTGCTGCAGTATATTCAAATGAATAACATTGGCCCAGATCCTGTAAAACTGAGCTGAAGAAGGGCTTAGGCCTGGTTTATCCACAGAAGCAGGAAGCTGCTAAAGTAAAGCTAACATAGGTTACAGATCACATGAAAATAACAGAGTTTTCTTCCACAGCCCTCCTGGTACGTGCAGTGCCTCCTCTTCAGCCTGTGCCAAGAGGTGAACCGGGTCGGCGGCCACACTCTTCCGAAAGTCAccttgcaggagctgctgaggaccTGCATGGCACAAGTGCTTGCTGCCTATGAAAAGCTTatggaggagaagcaggagaaggtACGTGAGTAGGATCAGCCCTCGGGATGGAAAATGTCTGCCTGTGAGAGTTGGAAAAGGTGAGAACAGTCGTCCCCTGCCTCCCCCAGAAACGAGGCAGAAAGGGATGAGACTCCAGAGTGCTCAGAGCGGTTGTTAGGTTGGTTGGTGCTTGGCGTTGGTGTTTCCAAGCGTTTCACTGAAGCAGTCCTTTGACACCTTCTGTGTGAGTGAAGAACCTTGTTCCCGACTGTCCTATTTGCAGAAAGCAGGCACCTTCCCCATGACCCAgaacagagctctgcagctACTCTACGATCTGCGGTACCTGAGCATCATCTTGACGGCGAAGAGTGAGGAAGCAAAACCCAGCAGGATCAAGCACGACGCCAGGTGCGGGGCAGTTCTGGGGTTCAGGTACCAGCAGGAGCTTCTGGGGCCCTAAAAAGATTTAAACCAGCAGCTTTATCAGTCCCAGGAGGATGCTCATCCTCAAGATATAGGAGGAGGGCTGGGATTCCACATCTGAGAGCTCAGAGATGGTggcctcacacacacacagcgTGTCCATACAGTTAAAACCTCGTGTATGCTCCAGTCTTGAGAACTGAGGCATCTCTCTCTGAGACGTGCTACAAGGAGGAGGTTCCTCTGCAAGAGCAGATGTTGTAGGTTGTGTAATAGCTGGAAACTTCAGCTGTTCTGCTGAGTAATTCCCGTTTTGCTCAGTCACCTCTTAGGGGCAAGTCCCTCGCTGTGAAACCGCTCTGTGGCCtcagcaggcagtgctgggatgtAACCTCTGACAgggctcctctgctctgctcacagGATAGAGAAGGTGACAGACTTCCTGGAGGGACACATAGATCCGTTTGACTTGGATGTTTTCACCCCACACTTGAACAGCAACCTGAATCGCCTGGTTCAGCGAACCTCCGTGAGTTCAAGGCAAAGGGAGGGACCAGGAAGCAAAACACATACTTGAAGGGCAGCTGGGGCAGCTCCATGAACTGCTTAATGCCTAAAGATAACTGCAAGCACTTAAGCAGAAATGGGAAGAGTATTTAATGCCAGCTGAAGATAAGAGGAGTTGGCTGAACTTTATCTAACGGGATTCACTGGGGCTCTAATCGGGTTAAGTAGTGCTGAAACAGGCCTAGAACTAACCTACGGTGATAAAAAGCAGCGCCAATTAAAAGCAAGAGTTagagagggaagggagacaCTGCGTTCAAACTTAAACCCAACCCAAGCAGCGTGCTCACCAGTGTGCTCAGCTGCTCCCAAACGCAGACAGCCCCTTCGTGCCTCCTAGGTTCTCTTTGGCTTGCTGACGGGGACGGAGAACCAGTACACGAGCAGGAGCGGCGCGCTCAGCTCCCAGGAGCAACACAACATCTTGCCATTAGCATCCAGCCAGATCAGGTAAGGCATTCCTGTGTCCTTTTGGGAAGCGGGATGTCTGGAATTGCTGCTTCCCTCTGACTGgccacatttctttcttccatctcttttaAGATTTGGACTTCTGCCGCTGAGTATGTCGAGCTCGCGGAAGGGCAAGTCTGCTTCCAGGAGCACAGAGAGAGTTCAGGTCAGTGAGTGGAGCTGTACCCACCAACACTAGGGCttgcagggaaagaagagagtaGCCAAACAGTTCATGTTTAACCTGATCTTTATTTTCGGTAAAACGAGAGAACCAGTGCAGCAACACAGCACGAGATGGGTTGGGTTTCCCCCGACCCTCAAAACCCCAACCTGATGGCCCCTGTATTTTGGGGGCCTGCTGCTCTGTGGTAAAACATAAGCAATAACCACCATGAAAATGCAGGGATGAGGCATTTTGTGGTCACTGCATAAAAGACAGTTCATTTAAAGATGGCTGCAAGAACTGTTGAAGGATACAAGCTAATTATCTGAACTCCTTTCCAGTGGGATGCTGACCTCTAACTCCTGACGAAGCCTGGCTTGGGTATTGAAGCCTGTGTGAGCAGAGTGGCTTGCTTCTCTTGCAAAGGCTTTGTGTTGTCCTGTTTCTGAGTTTTAGCAGTAGACAACTGTAACGTTGCtacatttaaaacatctgcTTAGATGGTGTTCTCTATGCTGAGGCTCGAGAGCCAAGGAATACCTCACTGCTACAGGAAGCAGTAATTAGTGATCTCTTTCCTTTAGCTATTACTAACACAATAATCCATCTGTGGTGATGTCCCTCCAAGGGGGACAGAAAAGGTCTGGTTTACAGAGCAGAGTGGTACTGGAGATGCTGATGTTCACTCTGCAACTCTTGTTCTCCATTATTCAGACCACGAAGGACCAGACATAGCATGAAGGCTGTGTGAAAGCCCAAAGCTTCACACTAAAGGTATTCTTTACCTCTTGCACC encodes the following:
- the COG1 gene encoding LOW QUALITY PROTEIN: conserved oligomeric Golgi complex subunit 1 (The sequence of the model RefSeq protein was modified relative to this genomic sequence to represent the inferred CDS: inserted 1 base in 1 codon; deleted 1 base in 1 codon), coding for MAARGGEAEALFEAHTAAELRAVERRLRAGIEQKREELRQMVGERYRDLIEAADTIAEMRLSAERLLGAVRGLQRGGAARPGPAAPARPPAQEXLLPGGGAAEAAAGRAREGVGRRGGRPVPARSPAPSARGSSPPPAPARCAPSPQQPGPRPLPILLRQVAAASHLRSTILQESKSLLKSQTVSDQAVAEALCAIMLLEDSSPRQALADFLLARKLAIQQLLNQPHHGAGIKAQVCSLMELLTTTLYQAHALFYTMPEGMPPDPALPCGLLFSTLESTTGQHPSGKGGVLEEEVKLSSWFRYLPESVVEFQPALRTLAHPISQDYLRETLQKWITMCSEDIRAGVSNLLVYVKSMKGLAGIRDAVWELLTSESVSQHWDVLCHRLLDKPASLWEDLLQQLFLDRLETLTKEAFDSISSSSKQLLTVALQELEVQPSTSAPSKQLQFEHNVALFLWSESSSDLPCDAAWVSVANRGHFTKSGLSMKAQALTPCVQSFCSALDAKLKARLDDLLSYLPMDSSAKEAAPAVQPRSAFDRYADAGTVEGLLRDRCVACIHHVLGCVREELQSTQSLLGGQADAPSDARLNAVLFMARLCRSLTELCPHLKQCVLGRAGSTEVALKETRSTKKLGKGKAQEVSPVQAKWQGVKAELLQQSLFAYQIWSSAVTKGLVECFTRTLLLDTAGSVLAAATSWDEIEIQEETESGNTVTSKIRLPVQPSWYVQCLLFSLCQEVNRVGGHTLPKVTLQELLRTCMAQVLAAYEKLMEEKQEKKAGTFPMTQNRALQLLYDLRYLSIILTAKSEEAKPSRIKHDARIEKVTDFLEGHIDPFDLDVFTPHLNSNLNRLVQRTSVLFGLLTGTENQYTSRSGALSSQEQHNILPLASSQIRFGLLPLSMSSSRKGKSASRSTERVQAPPPVLTRAEDEASRPGSLFRQLVTEEEDTAAPSLFKLGWLSGMTK